The following are encoded together in the Umboniibacter marinipuniceus genome:
- a CDS encoding pilus assembly FimT family protein, translated as MLLIELLAYLVILSMASTAFMSWLNYLQRQHLSTELSQLQMAFLGAQQFAIASGRTVFICLATSDYQCTQNKADATQWLIHHDISQPTSPATVTILQTLPRDTKVSLEGRWQVWRVGRDGLMRSWGSWLLCSGSNGAKVTINRGLNFASTPQHCET; from the coding sequence GTGCTACTTATCGAACTATTGGCCTACCTCGTTATTCTGAGCATGGCGAGTACCGCATTTATGAGCTGGCTTAACTACTTACAACGCCAGCATTTAAGCACGGAGCTAAGTCAGCTTCAGATGGCCTTCCTTGGCGCCCAACAGTTCGCGATTGCCTCGGGAAGAACAGTCTTTATTTGCCTCGCCACAAGTGATTATCAATGCACTCAGAACAAGGCCGATGCCACCCAATGGCTAATCCACCACGATATTAGCCAACCCACCAGCCCAGCTACTGTCACTATCCTGCAAACCCTTCCTCGAGATACTAAGGTTTCATTGGAAGGTCGCTGGCAAGTATGGCGCGTGGGCCGAGATGGACTAATGCGCTCGTGGGGTAGTTGGTTGCTATGCAGCGGCTCAAATGGCGCCAAGGTCACCATCAATCGCGGGCTAAACTTCGCCAGTACCCCGCAACATTGTGAGACTTAG
- a CDS encoding type IV pilin protein, whose protein sequence is MKVRGFSLIELLAVMAIVGVLSAIALPRYQQHVVRAQDEQRRAHWQIIQQQLNRRALEKGSYEWVDSVTAAELEAEFSVEFEALATGGFSLVARAKAEVVTACPTVRFTHLASVECVV, encoded by the coding sequence ATGAAAGTGAGGGGATTTTCGCTGATTGAACTGCTGGCGGTAATGGCGATTGTTGGTGTGCTGTCAGCCATTGCTCTGCCAAGGTATCAGCAGCACGTTGTGCGAGCTCAGGATGAACAGCGGCGCGCCCATTGGCAGATTATCCAACAGCAACTTAACCGGCGTGCCCTTGAAAAGGGAAGCTATGAATGGGTGGATAGTGTCACTGCCGCAGAGCTCGAAGCGGAATTTTCGGTTGAATTCGAAGCGCTCGCTACCGGTGGCTTCAGCCTCGTCGCCAGAGCTAAGGCGGAGGTCGTGACGGCGTGCCCGACTGTGCGCTTCACTCATCTAGCTAGTGTTGAGTGTGTTGTCTAA
- a CDS encoding PilW family protein translates to MNIIASRSSPAAAGFSLVSLLVGTLISALILTALIDFVLSQNRFAYSLSKQAEQSARQLQLAEQLMSSVERAMNRSCLDFAIPSPLLTLSDDKSVVGLLVAEPQDRAYWQLVSDQVRLYSSRKLAPGDWLVSPYCGGAELAIAEPPLPSVSNGFYRYDLGACSGQRENCLYRNQQTVGELVFLRKQQWLFTDATGQLSLREHRHPWRQLNGPNQSSALSSELVSTGGATSTIGFYAGAWDWAWYDGDWLHWRYDDNTVSPQLIAMQLKNDHGGLQLMVGAPAQRRVWPQLATGQSMQLTQPIQSIQSIKLTQSTQSIQLAQATRPTFSTLPSEVRGG, encoded by the coding sequence ATGAACATAATTGCTTCCCGCTCAAGTCCAGCGGCGGCTGGATTTTCGCTTGTATCACTCCTAGTTGGGACCCTGATATCGGCGTTAATTCTCACGGCACTGATTGATTTTGTACTGAGTCAAAATCGTTTTGCCTACAGCCTGTCCAAGCAGGCTGAGCAAAGTGCACGGCAACTCCAGTTGGCAGAGCAACTTATGAGTAGCGTTGAGCGAGCAATGAATCGCAGCTGCTTGGACTTTGCTATCCCCTCTCCGTTGTTAACGTTATCGGATGATAAATCGGTAGTTGGTCTGCTGGTGGCCGAACCGCAGGATCGGGCGTATTGGCAACTGGTTAGTGATCAAGTCAGGCTCTACTCATCGCGCAAACTAGCGCCTGGTGATTGGTTGGTCTCTCCCTATTGTGGCGGCGCCGAACTGGCTATTGCCGAGCCCCCGTTACCCAGTGTATCCAATGGGTTCTATCGCTATGACCTGGGAGCGTGCTCCGGGCAGCGGGAGAACTGTCTCTACCGGAATCAGCAAACGGTAGGAGAGCTAGTTTTTCTGCGTAAGCAACAGTGGCTGTTTACCGATGCAACAGGCCAACTAAGCCTGCGCGAACACCGCCATCCGTGGCGACAACTCAACGGCCCAAACCAGAGTTCGGCATTGTCCTCGGAGTTAGTGAGTACGGGCGGCGCAACTAGCACTATTGGCTTTTATGCCGGAGCGTGGGATTGGGCATGGTATGACGGGGATTGGTTACATTGGCGATACGATGACAACACCGTTTCGCCACAACTTATTGCGATGCAGTTGAAGAACGATCATGGTGGCTTGCAGCTTATGGTGGGAGCCCCCGCTCAGAGGCGCGTCTGGCCCCAATTAGCGACTGGGCAGTCAATGCAGCTTACTCAGCCAATACAGTCAATACAGTCAATAAAGCTTACACAGTCAACGCAGTCAATACAGCTTGCGCAGGCCACACGGCCTACGTTTAGCACGTTGCCGAGTGAAGTTCGCGGAGGGTGA
- the ispH gene encoding 4-hydroxy-3-methylbut-2-enyl diphosphate reductase, whose product MNVSLANPRGFCAGVDRAIEIVNRALDSFGAPIYVRHEVVHNKYVVDTLKERGAVFVQELHEVPDDTIVIFSAHGVSKAVELEAEKRGLKVFDATCPLVTKVHMEVVKYAKAGFDCILIGHEGHPEVEGTMGRFDTAFGGRIHLVEDEADVSALSVDDDSKLAYVTQTTLSMDDTAMVINALRAKFPNIHGPRKDDICYATQNRQDAVRELAENNDLVLVVGSATSSNSNRLRELAERVGATSYLIDSAEDIDSAWLDGVTSVGITAGASAPEVLVQSVLTRLEELGAGVAAEISGIEENIRFSLPKELRLVDITRD is encoded by the coding sequence ATGAATGTTAGCTTAGCGAATCCCCGTGGTTTTTGTGCGGGCGTAGATAGAGCCATTGAAATTGTTAATCGTGCGCTCGATAGTTTTGGCGCGCCCATCTATGTTCGCCACGAGGTAGTCCATAACAAATATGTGGTAGATACGCTCAAGGAGCGCGGCGCAGTCTTTGTTCAGGAACTACACGAAGTCCCTGATGATACCATCGTGATCTTTAGCGCTCACGGCGTGTCGAAGGCCGTTGAACTTGAAGCAGAAAAGCGCGGCCTGAAAGTATTTGATGCCACTTGTCCGCTGGTCACCAAGGTCCATATGGAAGTCGTGAAGTACGCGAAAGCCGGCTTTGACTGCATTCTCATTGGCCACGAAGGGCACCCGGAAGTTGAAGGCACAATGGGCCGATTTGACACCGCCTTTGGCGGCAGAATTCATCTTGTTGAAGATGAAGCGGATGTGTCAGCACTGTCTGTGGATGATGATAGTAAGTTAGCCTATGTGACCCAGACTACCTTGTCCATGGATGATACGGCCATGGTGATTAATGCGCTAAGAGCAAAGTTCCCTAATATTCATGGGCCGCGTAAAGACGATATTTGTTACGCCACGCAGAATCGCCAAGATGCGGTGCGTGAACTTGCCGAAAATAATGATTTGGTCTTAGTGGTAGGCTCGGCAACCAGCTCGAACTCTAACCGTCTCCGTGAGCTTGCTGAGCGCGTAGGTGCTACGAGCTACCTAATTGACTCAGCGGAAGATATTGATAGTGCTTGGTTAGACGGCGTGACTTCCGTAGGTATCACCGCTGGCGCATCGGCGCCTGAGGTATTGGTTCAATCTGTACTCACTCGCCTCGAAGAGCTTGGTGCGGGCGTTGCCGCGGAGATTAGTGGTATTGAAGAGAATATTCGTTTTTCACTGCCCAAAGAATTGCGCTTGGTTGATATCACTCGGGACTAA
- a CDS encoding FKBP-type peptidyl-prolyl cis-trans isomerase: MSEVISPTSKVSLKFALTTADGREIDSTFDRDAVSFVMGDGSLLPGFEQHLVGLTPGFEGTFSVPPEDAFGQPNELNFQRVARDLFAPDQAIEVGLVMNFANGPEGEIAGVIHEITDTEVVVNFNHPLAGETLNFKVLIVGVESAE; this comes from the coding sequence ATGTCTGAGGTTATTTCACCTACCAGCAAAGTGAGCTTGAAGTTTGCGCTAACCACTGCAGATGGCCGCGAAATAGATTCCACCTTTGATCGGGATGCGGTCAGCTTTGTCATGGGTGACGGCTCCTTATTGCCTGGCTTTGAGCAACACCTTGTTGGTCTTACGCCCGGATTCGAGGGCACCTTTTCCGTGCCGCCGGAAGATGCCTTCGGACAACCGAATGAGCTAAACTTCCAGCGCGTAGCACGCGATCTTTTCGCCCCGGATCAAGCCATTGAAGTGGGGCTGGTGATGAATTTCGCCAACGGCCCCGAGGGTGAAATTGCCGGTGTGATTCATGAAATTACGGACACCGAAGTGGTGGTTAACTTTAATCATCCCTTAGCTGGCGAAACGCTCAATTTCAAAGTTCTTATTGTTGGTGTGGAGTCAGCCGAGTGA
- the lspA gene encoding signal peptidase II: MMSVARWYVIALVILVIDQVTKTIAVTQLNYADPVAVMPGFNFTLLYNTGAAFSFLAEAGGWQRWFFVILTSIISVGLVVWIKRIATEQKLLSLALALILGGALGNLYDRVMFGYVIDFIQWYYQQWYWPAFNIADSAICIGGVLLLIDAYRDHKKAKETADV; the protein is encoded by the coding sequence ATGATGTCTGTAGCACGTTGGTATGTGATTGCCCTAGTTATTCTTGTTATTGATCAAGTCACCAAGACCATTGCGGTTACGCAGCTGAATTATGCTGATCCTGTTGCCGTTATGCCGGGATTTAATTTCACGCTGTTGTATAACACTGGTGCGGCGTTCAGCTTTCTTGCTGAAGCCGGTGGCTGGCAGCGTTGGTTCTTTGTGATTCTCACTAGTATTATTTCGGTGGGCTTAGTGGTGTGGATTAAACGCATTGCCACCGAACAAAAGCTATTGTCGTTAGCCCTTGCTCTGATCCTAGGTGGTGCCTTGGGTAACTTATACGATCGAGTGATGTTTGGTTATGTGATTGACTTTATTCAGTGGTACTACCAGCAGTGGTATTGGCCGGCATTTAACATCGCCGATTCGGCAATCTGTATTGGTGGAGTGCTGCTACTCATAGACGCCTATCGTGACCACAAAAAGGCCAAGGAGACAGCCGATGTCTGA
- the ileS gene encoding isoleucine--tRNA ligase, protein MSDYKSTLNLPETGFPMRGNLAQREPQMLKEWDESGLYELIREARKGCEQFILHDGPPYANGDIHIGHSVNKILKDIIVKSKTISGFDAPYVPGWDCHGLPIEHNVEKKLGKAGVKVPYAKFREACRTYAAKQVAGQKADFIRLGVLGEWNNPYLTMDFQTEADIIRALGKIAENGHLVKGFKPVYWSVVGGSALAEAEVEYQDKTSYAIDVAYRAVDPAAVFEAFGQENLGQVSVVIWTTTPWTLPSSQAVSLNAELEYCLVEHQGEYFVFAEALVADSFKRYELDDYKIIAHAMGAKFENQLVKHPFYEDKLPVILGDHVTVDAGTGAVHTAPDHGVEDFAVGRKYGIGTINRVDDNGIYRDSTPLFAGEHVYKVDEKVIELLRENKVLLKAEKFRHSYPHCWRTKTPLIYRATPQWFVSMTQEGLLESALAAVKQVEWLPEWGEARIETMLNGSPDWCISRQRTWGVPIALFIHKETGDLHPNTAALIEQVAQRVEGKGIEAWFELDAEELLGADAQHYNKVTDTLDVWFDSGVTHYSVVSRRDNLRFPADLYLEGSDQHRGWFQSSLKTAIAMHGEAPYKQVLTHGFTVDAQGRKMSKSIGNVMSPQKVVNNLGADILRLWVSATDFSAEMSVSDEILKRTAESYRRIRNTLRFLLSNLVGFNPETDLVSAQDMVAIDRWAVDRAAKVQDGIKADYETYSLHSIYQKLQQFCIVDLGGFYLDIIKDRQYTCGTDSLARRSAQTAIYHIAEAMVRWLAPITSFTAHEAWAYLPGKREESVFIAHWYDQLARLEGEVAITDEDWQRVMTVKTAVNKAIEKARNEGVIRGSLDAELTLEADPELASLLNVFGDELRFVLITSGATVGEHANASATEIDGLKVAVVKSAHEKCERCWHHREDVGQIESHPTLCGRCVTNVDGDGEERQFA, encoded by the coding sequence ATGAGTGATTACAAAAGTACATTAAACCTGCCAGAAACTGGTTTCCCTATGCGTGGAAATCTGGCACAGCGTGAGCCACAGATGCTCAAAGAATGGGACGAATCAGGATTGTATGAGCTCATTCGCGAGGCGCGTAAAGGTTGTGAGCAGTTCATTCTTCATGATGGACCACCGTACGCCAACGGTGATATCCACATTGGTCACTCCGTTAACAAGATTCTGAAAGACATTATCGTCAAATCAAAAACCATTTCTGGCTTTGATGCGCCCTATGTCCCGGGCTGGGATTGTCACGGCCTTCCCATTGAACACAACGTTGAAAAGAAGCTGGGCAAAGCGGGCGTCAAAGTTCCCTACGCTAAGTTTCGCGAAGCGTGTCGTACTTATGCAGCAAAACAGGTAGCCGGACAGAAGGCTGACTTTATTCGTCTGGGAGTTTTAGGTGAATGGAACAATCCCTATCTCACTATGGACTTTCAAACCGAAGCAGACATCATTCGTGCACTGGGCAAGATTGCCGAGAACGGTCACCTCGTTAAGGGCTTCAAACCCGTCTACTGGAGTGTTGTCGGCGGTTCAGCGTTGGCTGAAGCTGAGGTTGAGTATCAGGACAAGACTTCCTACGCCATTGATGTTGCCTACCGTGCGGTAGACCCAGCGGCAGTTTTTGAAGCCTTTGGCCAAGAAAATCTTGGTCAGGTAAGTGTGGTGATTTGGACCACAACGCCGTGGACATTACCGTCGTCCCAGGCGGTCAGCTTGAATGCTGAGCTTGAATACTGCTTGGTTGAGCACCAGGGTGAGTACTTTGTTTTTGCTGAAGCCCTAGTGGCAGACTCCTTCAAGCGCTATGAACTAGACGATTACAAAATCATTGCTCATGCGATGGGTGCCAAGTTTGAAAATCAACTTGTTAAACATCCCTTCTACGAGGACAAGCTCCCCGTTATTTTAGGTGACCATGTTACCGTTGATGCGGGTACGGGTGCTGTGCACACTGCGCCTGATCATGGCGTTGAAGATTTCGCGGTAGGTCGTAAGTACGGCATTGGCACTATCAACCGTGTAGATGATAACGGAATCTACCGTGACAGCACGCCGTTGTTTGCGGGCGAGCACGTTTACAAAGTGGATGAAAAAGTCATTGAACTACTGCGCGAGAACAAAGTGCTGCTTAAAGCAGAGAAGTTCCGTCACTCTTATCCACACTGCTGGCGTACCAAAACGCCGCTCATCTACCGCGCTACACCGCAATGGTTCGTGAGTATGACCCAAGAGGGTTTGTTGGAGTCTGCACTGGCGGCAGTAAAACAGGTTGAATGGTTGCCAGAATGGGGCGAAGCCCGTATCGAAACCATGCTGAATGGTTCACCAGACTGGTGTATCTCTCGTCAGCGTACCTGGGGTGTTCCCATCGCGCTCTTTATTCACAAGGAAACGGGTGACCTTCACCCCAACACCGCGGCCCTGATTGAGCAAGTGGCTCAGCGTGTTGAGGGCAAAGGTATTGAGGCATGGTTCGAGCTGGATGCCGAGGAATTACTGGGCGCTGACGCTCAGCACTACAACAAAGTCACCGATACCTTAGACGTTTGGTTTGACTCAGGCGTTACTCATTACTCGGTGGTGTCTCGTCGCGATAACCTGCGTTTCCCTGCGGACCTTTACCTCGAAGGCAGTGACCAGCATCGTGGTTGGTTCCAATCATCACTAAAGACCGCCATCGCGATGCACGGCGAAGCGCCCTACAAGCAGGTACTGACTCATGGCTTTACCGTAGACGCGCAAGGACGAAAGATGTCCAAGTCAATCGGTAACGTGATGTCACCGCAGAAAGTCGTTAACAACCTGGGTGCTGATATTCTTCGCCTTTGGGTGTCTGCGACGGACTTTAGTGCTGAGATGAGCGTGTCCGATGAAATTCTTAAGCGCACTGCAGAGTCCTACCGTCGTATTCGCAACACCCTGCGTTTCCTATTGTCCAACTTGGTGGGTTTCAATCCAGAAACTGATTTAGTCAGCGCGCAGGATATGGTGGCTATTGATCGCTGGGCGGTTGATCGCGCCGCGAAAGTGCAGGACGGAATCAAAGCCGATTATGAAACCTATAGTCTGCATTCCATCTACCAGAAACTGCAGCAATTCTGCATTGTCGATCTAGGTGGTTTTTACCTCGATATCATCAAGGACCGCCAGTACACCTGCGGTACGGATTCGCTGGCGCGTCGTTCTGCGCAAACGGCGATTTACCATATTGCCGAGGCCATGGTTCGTTGGTTAGCGCCAATTACCAGCTTCACCGCTCACGAAGCTTGGGCGTATCTCCCAGGTAAGCGCGAAGAGTCAGTCTTCATTGCTCACTGGTATGATCAGCTCGCTCGTCTAGAGGGAGAAGTGGCAATCACCGATGAAGATTGGCAGCGAGTGATGACAGTTAAAACCGCTGTGAACAAGGCCATTGAGAAGGCGCGTAACGAAGGTGTAATACGCGGCTCCTTGGATGCCGAACTAACGCTAGAAGCGGATCCCGAACTGGCCTCGCTACTCAACGTATTCGGTGATGAGCTGCGCTTTGTATTAATCACTTCCGGTGCCACGGTTGGCGAGCACGCCAATGCGTCAGCCACGGAGATTGACGGTTTGAAGGTAGCCGTTGTAAAGAGCGCACATGAGAAGTGCGAGCGCTGTTGGCACCATCGTGAAGATGTGGGTCAAATTGAATCACACCCAACCCTGTGCGGTCGTTGTGTAACGAACGTGGATGGTGATGGTGAGGAGCGTCAATTCGCATGA
- the ribF gene encoding bifunctional riboflavin kinase/FAD synthetase, translated as MQLIRGLHNLVQISSASVVTIGAFDGLHLGHQAILNRVKQLAEAANAVPTVVLFEPQPSEYFAPDQAPARLSRFRDKVELLMSYGIQRIVCLRFNQQIQNMTPVEFVSRVLVEGLKTQHLIVGDDFRFGANREGDFALLQQLAPQSGFIVEDTPTTEVHGERVSSTRIRELLLSGDCAQAKQLLSRDFSIQGHVGKGRQLGRTIGVPTANVALRRRRSPLHGVFAVRVLVAGEWHQGVANIGVKPTVGAEPIPSLEAHLFNFDQDIYGQAITVVFLTKLRDEQAFSSFAELQQQIARDQQAARDYFVNEFKVIE; from the coding sequence ATGCAGCTGATACGGGGCTTGCACAACTTAGTTCAAATCAGCTCTGCATCAGTGGTGACCATTGGTGCATTCGACGGTTTACATCTAGGGCACCAAGCCATCCTTAATCGCGTCAAACAACTCGCTGAAGCCGCCAATGCGGTGCCTACCGTGGTGTTGTTTGAACCTCAGCCGAGTGAGTATTTTGCGCCGGATCAGGCGCCCGCTCGGCTCAGTCGTTTTCGCGATAAGGTTGAGTTGCTGATGTCCTATGGCATCCAGCGAATTGTCTGTCTGCGCTTTAATCAGCAAATTCAGAACATGACGCCGGTGGAGTTCGTGTCTAGGGTGCTGGTAGAGGGGCTGAAAACTCAGCACTTAATCGTGGGCGATGATTTTCGTTTCGGTGCCAACCGTGAGGGTGACTTCGCGCTGCTGCAACAGCTAGCACCTCAATCGGGCTTCATCGTTGAAGATACGCCTACCACGGAAGTGCATGGTGAGCGGGTCAGCTCCACGCGTATTCGCGAGCTACTGCTAAGCGGAGACTGCGCGCAAGCGAAGCAGCTCTTAAGCCGAGACTTTAGCATTCAAGGTCACGTGGGCAAGGGCAGGCAGTTAGGCAGAACCATTGGCGTGCCAACTGCGAACGTTGCACTGCGCCGGCGTCGCTCGCCCTTGCATGGGGTGTTCGCGGTTCGTGTGCTAGTGGCTGGTGAATGGCATCAAGGCGTGGCAAATATTGGCGTAAAACCTACCGTTGGTGCGGAGCCAATACCGTCGTTAGAGGCTCACCTTTTTAATTTTGATCAAGATATTTACGGGCAAGCCATAACGGTTGTCTTTTTGACTAAACTTCGCGATGAACAAGCGTTTTCATCGTTTGCAGAATTACAGCAACAAATCGCACGCGACCAACAGGCCGCTCGCGATTACTTTGTTAATGAGTTTAAGGTTATTGAATGA
- the murJ gene encoding murein biosynthesis integral membrane protein MurJ, whose amino-acid sequence MAKSQGLVRSGLIVSTMTMISRVLGLARDIILARVVGDTAAADAFYVAIKIPNFLRRLFAEGAFAQAFVPVLSEYRENGSKFAVHQFINRMCGWLGASVISITVLVVIFAPQVMLIFAPGFWDEPEKFNMASEMLRITFPYLALISLTGFAGAILNSYDRFAVPAITPIFLNLSLIACAIFLTPWFEEPAYALAWGILIAGVIQLIFQLPFLAHLQLLPKPEMTRGDKGVSKVLRLMIPALFGVSVSQINLLLDTVIASFLPGGSVSWLYYSDRLAELPLGVFGIALATVVLPNLSRKHVRGGIDAFSDTLRWASRLVFAIGFPAAIALIVLAEPLIFTLFGYGELSDFGVRQSAWALRAYALGLLAFMWIKVLATGFYSRQDTKTPVKYGIVAMIANMVFNLIFVYLLVDYHLGHAGLALATAASAWLNAGLLWFGLRRDGAWLSAQQSMSILPPLLAGCCMASLLVFLQLEFPLFWDGAEFGERASYLALYVVSGLVCYFGLVPLLGWRKRHLLAPK is encoded by the coding sequence TTGGCAAAATCGCAAGGATTGGTCCGTAGTGGCCTGATCGTGAGTACTATGACAATGATTTCGCGGGTGCTTGGTTTAGCGCGCGATATCATCCTTGCGCGAGTTGTGGGCGATACTGCAGCGGCCGATGCATTTTACGTGGCCATTAAAATTCCTAACTTTCTCCGAAGACTGTTTGCCGAAGGCGCGTTCGCGCAAGCATTTGTGCCAGTATTGTCGGAGTACAGAGAGAATGGCTCCAAGTTTGCGGTACATCAATTCATCAATCGAATGTGTGGGTGGCTGGGCGCCTCAGTGATATCTATCACCGTGTTGGTGGTGATTTTTGCGCCGCAGGTGATGCTTATTTTTGCGCCTGGCTTCTGGGATGAGCCCGAGAAGTTCAACATGGCCTCGGAGATGCTGCGGATTACCTTTCCCTATCTGGCCTTAATCTCACTAACAGGCTTCGCGGGAGCGATCTTAAACAGCTATGACCGCTTTGCGGTGCCAGCCATTACGCCCATATTTCTCAATCTGTCGTTAATCGCCTGCGCCATCTTCTTAACGCCATGGTTCGAGGAGCCCGCCTATGCACTGGCGTGGGGTATTTTGATTGCGGGAGTGATTCAGTTAATTTTCCAGTTGCCATTTTTGGCTCATCTTCAACTCCTGCCAAAGCCCGAGATGACTCGCGGCGACAAGGGTGTTTCTAAGGTACTTAGATTAATGATTCCCGCGCTCTTTGGTGTCAGCGTGAGTCAGATCAACCTGCTACTGGATACGGTTATCGCCTCATTTCTTCCGGGTGGTAGCGTTTCCTGGTTGTATTATTCAGACCGCTTGGCTGAGTTGCCTCTGGGGGTGTTCGGTATCGCGCTGGCCACTGTGGTGTTACCCAACTTATCCCGCAAGCATGTGCGTGGGGGTATTGACGCCTTTTCAGACACGCTGCGTTGGGCATCCAGATTGGTGTTCGCTATTGGTTTCCCCGCGGCCATTGCGTTGATCGTCTTGGCTGAGCCGCTGATCTTCACCTTATTCGGTTATGGCGAACTGAGTGATTTTGGGGTTCGTCAGTCCGCATGGGCGCTCCGCGCCTACGCGCTAGGGTTATTGGCATTCATGTGGATCAAAGTGCTGGCTACGGGTTTCTATTCTCGCCAGGATACCAAAACGCCGGTGAAGTATGGCATCGTCGCGATGATCGCCAATATGGTCTTCAACCTTATCTTTGTTTACCTGCTGGTCGATTATCATCTCGGTCACGCCGGACTTGCGCTGGCAACCGCGGCATCAGCCTGGCTCAACGCGGGTCTACTTTGGTTTGGTTTGCGCCGAGACGGCGCTTGGTTGTCGGCGCAGCAGAGTATGAGTATCCTTCCACCCCTACTCGCGGGGTGTTGCATGGCGTCATTGTTGGTGTTCCTGCAGCTGGAATTCCCGCTGTTTTGGGACGGTGCTGAATTTGGCGAGCGCGCTTCCTATCTAGCGCTCTATGTGGTTTCTGGCTTAGTTTGCTACTTCGGTTTAGTGCCGTTATTGGGCTGGCGAAAACGCCATCTTTTAGCGCCAAAATAA
- the rpsT gene encoding 30S ribosomal protein S20: MANSPQAKKRARQAEKSRSHNASLRSMVRTYIKKVVAAIEAGDHEAAKAAFAAAEPVIDRFADKGIFHKNKAARIKSRLNTQVKKLAA, from the coding sequence GTGGCAAACTCCCCGCAAGCAAAAAAACGCGCTCGTCAGGCTGAAAAGTCTCGTTCGCACAACGCGAGCCTGCGCTCCATGGTGCGCACCTACATTAAAAAAGTAGTTGCCGCCATCGAAGCAGGTGATCACGAAGCAGCAAAGGCAGCATTCGCTGCAGCAGAGCCGGTCATTGACCGTTTTGCAGACAAGGGTATCTTCCACAAGAATAAGGCAGCTCGTATCAAGAGCCGTCTTAACACCCAGGTCAAAAAGCTAGCTGCTTAA
- the proB gene encoding glutamate 5-kinase, which yields MANQRWVVKLGSSSLTNHGTSLATQALSAWVADIAALMSQGYEIVVVSSGAVAAGMARLQMADRPAQISQLQAIAAIGQSDLVQAWRDEFAQLNIPVAQVLLNHSDISNRERYLNARAAIQVLLGLSAVPVVNENDSVATDEIRLGDNDNLAALVANLIDADGLLLLTDQDGLYTGNPNTDPTAELITEAFADEDRLLKYASGSGSKVGTGGMSTKVSAARLAARSGTLTVIANAAAPQVIQRALTGVSVGTQLLARSIPLRARKQWLAGHIQHSGVMVVDAGARKHLEQNGSSLLPVGIVSVQGDFHRGACVLIQDEGGAVFARGLTNFSALELQDMAGKSSRVIAGLLGFEPEREAIHRDNLVLL from the coding sequence GTGGCAAATCAGCGTTGGGTAGTTAAGCTGGGGTCATCGTCCCTCACTAATCACGGAACATCTCTGGCAACTCAGGCCTTGTCAGCTTGGGTGGCTGACATAGCGGCGTTAATGTCGCAGGGCTACGAGATTGTCGTAGTTTCTTCAGGTGCTGTTGCCGCTGGCATGGCGCGCCTTCAAATGGCCGATCGTCCGGCGCAGATATCCCAACTTCAAGCTATTGCAGCCATTGGTCAATCTGATTTAGTTCAGGCATGGCGCGATGAATTCGCTCAGCTGAATATCCCTGTCGCGCAAGTGCTGCTTAATCACTCAGACATCAGCAATCGTGAGCGCTATCTAAACGCCAGAGCAGCAATTCAGGTCCTACTTGGCTTGTCGGCGGTGCCTGTGGTTAATGAAAATGACTCGGTGGCTACCGATGAAATTCGCCTGGGTGACAACGATAATCTCGCCGCACTTGTGGCCAACCTGATTGACGCAGATGGGCTACTACTTCTTACTGACCAAGATGGTCTTTACACTGGAAATCCCAATACGGACCCAACGGCTGAGTTGATCACTGAGGCCTTCGCCGATGAGGATCGGCTGCTGAAGTACGCCTCAGGCTCTGGCTCCAAAGTGGGGACCGGGGGAATGAGTACCAAGGTGTCGGCGGCGCGTTTAGCTGCGCGCTCGGGCACACTGACCGTTATCGCTAATGCGGCGGCGCCTCAGGTCATTCAGCGGGCGCTGACGGGGGTTAGTGTGGGTACGCAGCTGCTAGCTAGGTCAATACCGCTTCGAGCCCGCAAACAGTGGTTAGCGGGGCATATACAGCATAGCGGAGTGATGGTGGTGGATGCGGGCGCTAGAAAGCATTTAGAGCAGAATGGTTCGTCGTTGCTGCCGGTTGGTATCGTAAGCGTTCAAGGGGATTTTCATCGCGGCGCATGTGTACTGATACAGGATGAGGGTGGCGCTGTCTTTGCGCGAGGTTTGACTAACTTTAGTGCGCTTGAATTGCAGGATATGGCGGGTAAGTCATCGCGCGTTATTGCCGGTTTGCTTGGCTTCGAGCCAGAGCGAGAGGCGATCCACCGAGACAATCTAGTTTTGCTGTAG